In Bacteroidota bacterium, a genomic segment contains:
- a CDS encoding endo-1,4-beta-xylanase, which translates to MKKKRFYTIKMFGAFCIAIFLTSNISAQSLGLKDAFAGKFYIGTAMNADQITGKDTSSVRLIKTQFSAIVAENCMKVGPIHPREDVYDFSLPDKFVDFGVKNKLFITGHNLVWHSQSPSWFFIDSNGNDVSREVLIQRMKDHIYTVVGRYKGRVKGWDVVNEVIDDRGGYRNSKYYQIIGEDYIKLAFQFAHEADPKAELYYNDYSLTNPQKRKTALAMVKKLKEAGVRIDAVGEQCHIGLDSPSIDEYEQTIEDFAALGVKVMITEMDISVLKMDWRIGADVSARVNFQKRSNPYPNGLPDSVNTAFEKRYLDFFKLFLKHKDVIERVTLWGVTDGQSWKNGWPIPGRTDYPLLFDRKYQAKPVVQKIIDEALKN; encoded by the coding sequence ATGAAAAAGAAACGATTCTATACAATTAAAATGTTTGGCGCATTTTGCATAGCTATATTTCTCACGTCCAATATTTCTGCCCAATCACTTGGTTTAAAAGATGCCTTTGCCGGGAAATTTTATATTGGAACCGCTATGAATGCAGATCAGATTACAGGAAAGGATACCAGTTCAGTTCGTTTAATTAAAACCCAGTTTAGTGCCATTGTTGCAGAAAACTGCATGAAAGTTGGCCCGATTCATCCCCGTGAAGATGTTTACGATTTCTCACTCCCTGATAAGTTTGTGGATTTTGGAGTGAAAAACAAATTGTTTATTACCGGCCATAATCTTGTCTGGCATTCCCAGTCGCCTTCCTGGTTTTTCATAGATAGTAATGGGAATGATGTGTCGCGCGAGGTTCTGATTCAGAGGATGAAAGATCATATTTATACCGTAGTCGGCAGGTATAAAGGCAGAGTGAAAGGTTGGGATGTGGTGAATGAGGTTATTGATGACAGGGGCGGTTACAGAAACAGTAAATATTATCAGATAATCGGTGAAGATTATATTAAACTGGCTTTTCAATTTGCCCATGAAGCCGATCCTAAAGCTGAATTATATTATAACGACTATTCTTTGACTAATCCCCAAAAACGCAAAACTGCTTTGGCTATGGTGAAAAAATTAAAAGAAGCTGGAGTAAGAATTGATGCAGTTGGCGAGCAGTGCCATATTGGGCTGGATTCTCCAAGTATTGACGAGTATGAACAGACTATTGAGGATTTTGCCGCTCTTGGTGTAAAAGTCATGATTACTGAAATGGATATTTCTGTATTGAAAATGGATTGGAGAATTGGCGCGGATGTTTCAGCCCGCGTGAATTTCCAAAAAAGGTCAAATCCTTATCCAAATGGATTACCTGATTCTGTAAATACGGCTTTCGAAAAAAGATACCTGGATTTTTTCAAACTCTTTTTGAAACATAAGGATGTTATTGAAAGAGTTACCCTCTGGGGAGTTACTGATGGTCAATCCTGGAAAAACGGTTGGCCTATTCCCGGCAGAACAGACTATCCCCTGTTGTTTGACCGTAAATACCAGGCTAAACCTGTTGTACAAAAGATTATTGATGAGGCTTTGAAAAATTAA